From a single Cryptococcus neoformans var. neoformans B-3501A chromosome 3, whole genome shotgun sequence genomic region:
- a CDS encoding hypothetical protein (HMMPfam hit to TruB_N, TruB family pseudouridylate synthase (N terminal domain), score: 150.8, E(): 3e-42), producing MPKALPTPTLPLNGLFPIAKPSGKSSMRVIDRITPLLLDSKLFDDPVKRAQPQMKGKRKKNLTQFGLKIGQGGTLDPLADGVLVLGVNRGTKHLNQFLECSKEYESIGLIGATTTSMDADDPVLSTAPWEHITREDVEKVLDRFRGEIMQVPPIFSALKMDGKPLYEYARESKPLPRPIPARKCQVSIELIDFTPASVTPGDGGHDYHWPEKRLTSEEKETFRRLTEIVHNAQTGPVETAKTSGNKDQVEEEKLKVVEPLVPDLDAPEYPEISPNNGLRPPTFTVRMTVSSGTYVRSIVNDIGLALGCGAHVVKLTRTRQGEFSLYGDEKALRTASASAPAEGEEASVNEDRREAPGPSGGSIPWTVWERALAERDEMIKREKLEKEEAIMAGMSAEEIHQVYNPEAIKQRRWEGGWKEWEVEVLKRFKPVPVPINGGHGFRI from the exons ATGCCCAAGGCTCTTCCTACCCCCACTTTGCCTCTCAATGGCCTTTTCCCTATCGCCAAACCTTCAGGCAAAAGCTC TATGAGAGTAATTGACAGAATAACGCCACTTCTGCTCGACTCTAAACTGTTTGACGATCCCGTGAAGCGTGCGCAGCCGCAAATGAAGGGAAAACGTAAGAAGAATCTAACTCAGTTTGGTCTCAAAATTGGTCAAGGTGGAACTCTTGATCCTTTGGCCGATGGTGTGTTAG TTTTGGGTGTTAACCGGGGCACAAAACATTTGAATCAGTTCCTTGAGTGTAGCAAG GAATATGAAAGCATAGGTTTGATTGGAGCAACGACCACATCTATGGACGCGGACGATCCTGTCCTGTCTACTGCCCCTTGGGAGCACATCACTCGAGAGGATGTTGAAAAAGTTTTAGATCGCTTTCGAGGCGAGATCATGCAGGTGCCTCCCAT CTTCTCTGCGTTGAAGATGGACGGTAAGCCGCTCTACGAGTATGCTCGAGAATCAaaacctcttcctcgaccCATTCCTGCACGAAAGTGCCAGGTATCTATCGAACTGATAGATTTTACTCCTGCATCTGTCACTCCTGGCGACGGTGGGCATGATTACCACTGGCCCGAGAAAAGGCTTACAtctgaagagaaggaaaccTTCAGGAGACTGACTGAGATTGTGCACAATGCACAAACAGGTCCTGTTGAAACTGCAAAAACTTCTGGAAATAAGGAtcaagtggaagaggaaaaacTAAAGGTTGTAGAGCCTCTGGTGCCCGACCTTGACGCTCCCGAATATCCCGAAATCTCGCCAAATAACGGTTTGCGTCCCCCAACCTTTACAGTTCGTATGACAGTTTCAAGCGGAACCTATGTGAGGTCGATCGTCAATGATATTGGATTAGCGCTTGGCTGCGGTGCCCATGTCGTTAAATTGACTAGAACAAGGCAGGGAGAGTTTAGTCTCTACGGTGATGAGAAGGCTTTGAGGACGGCGTCTGCCTCTGCCCCGGCTGAGGGCGAAGAAGCTAGTGTGAATGAGGACAGACGGGAAGCCCCGGGTCCTTCTGGTGGCAGTATTCCTTGGACAGTCTGGGAACGTGCTCTTGCTGAGAGGGATGAGATGATTAAACGGGAaaagctggagaaggaagaagctatCATGGCCGGGATGAGTGCAGAGGAAATCCATCAAGTCTATAATCCTGAGGCTATCAAGCAGAGAAGgtgggaaggagggtggaaagaatgggaagtAGAGGTGCTGAAGCGGTTCAAGCCTGTGCCTGTACCCATCAACGGAGGTCATGGATTTAGAATTTAA